The Thermodesulfovibrionales bacterium DNA window CTGTCGGTAATCGAACGGACGGCAAAGAAGGGCAGGTTCTTCTCAAGCGAGAGCTTTGCGATACCGAACGTCTCCATATCGCACACAGGAAGAGGGAATTCCCCGGCGATAACCTTCCTGATCTCTGATTTCTGTTTCCACTTCTCAATGGTCACAATGCTTCCCTCACGTACGGAAAGGTTCCTGGACAGTTTCTCTATCACATCTCCGTTCCGCAGCTCCAGAACATCCGCCGCGCGGTCATCCAAAGAAAGAACCTTGGAGGCTACTATGATCTCACCGATGCGAGCCCCGTCGTAGAGGGCGCCGCCGAATCCTGCGGAGAGGATGATCTCCGGGACATACTTCTCGACCACATATGCGAGTGCTTTCTCCGCGCTGCGGCTGCCCATACCGGTCAGGATGAGCGTTATGTCGTGAGATGAGTACCGGGCATGAAAGACGTCGAACACGCACTCTTTCCGTTTTCTTGTTGCCCCGGTATTCCGGACTATCGCTCGTACTTCCTGAGGAAAAGCAGAAACTATCGCGACTCTCATCGTATCACCACATGAAACAAACCGGATCGGCTCATGGCGAGAACACTCGTCCGGCAGAGTCCCTCTTCCCTTTGCACCATTTTTTGAGTGATTTAGTATAATTTATCCAGCACATTAATCTCAAAGCATACGAAAACAGTGGTTTACCCTATGCAACTCTTTCTCTTCTTTTTGCGATGGACCTTCTTGATTCCGACCATCGTGGGATCTCTTTACGTGATATTGTGCCTTTTCGCGGTATGGCGTTTTCGTGCTCCTTCAGCATATTGCTTTCAGGACGTTCTCCGGTGGCCTCCCGTCACCATCCTGAAGCCCGTATGCGGCCCGGAGAAAGGTCTCAAGGAGAACCTCCGGAGCGCTTGTTTACAGGATTACCCCGAGTTCCAGGTCGTCTTCTCGGTTCAGGATCCCGCTGACCCCGCAATCCCCCTTCTCAGAGAAATTCATGAAGAGTTCGGACCTGACAGGGTGTCAGTGGCTGTTGAGAATGTTCTGGCAGGCCCCAACGGTAAAATCAATAATTTGCTCGGAGCTCTGCGCCATGCCAGGTATGACGTCCTCGTGATCAGTGACAGCGATGTGCGCCTGAGATCCGACTATTTGAAGGCTGTCGTCGCCCCTCTGGCAGACCCGGGAGTGGGATTTGCGTGCACACTTTACAGGGCTACCTCAGCAGACCGGTGGTTCGAACGGATGGAGTTGTTGACCATGAATGCCGATTTCATACCCGGCGTGGTCTTTGCCTATCTGAGTGGAGCTTCACGGTTTTGTCTGGGATGTTCTGTGGCTTTGCGGCGCCAATCCCTGAAAGAGATGGGAGGTCTGGAAAGCCTCGCAAATTATCTGGCCGAGGATTATGAAATGGGAAGACGCCTTTGGGTTTCTGGAAAGAGGATGGTCCTTGTTCCCTATCTTGTGGATATTGTGGTCGACCTCAAGAACCCTTCCCAGTGGTGGAATCATCAGGTCTGTTGGGACCAAAAAACGCGCTCGGCTCATGCCGCAGGTTTTTTAGCAAGCATCTTGACCCGTTCTGTTCCTTTTGCTCTCCTCCTTGCCCTGTCACGTATGGGAGATAGCCTGGGAATGACGATCCTGACCTGTGTCCTCGGACTTCGCCTGTCAGCGGCGGCAGGGATATTGGGATTGGGACTGCGGGACCGAGAGGGTCTGAAGAGTCTTGCGCTTCTCCCTCTGAGGGATCTCGCCGCCATGGTCTCGTGGGTTCTCGCATTCATTAAAAAGACGGTGATCTGGAGGGGCTCGGAATTCGTGCTCACCCGGAATGGCCGTCTCCTGTTCCCCTCTTTCCGAAATCACGGGGAACACAGGGACTGAGAGAGCGTTAAGGAAGAGCGGTCAGTGCAACGCCCAGACAGACAAAGAGGATACCGACCCAACGCTCTAAGGTGACCGTTTCCTTCAGGATGAATTTCGCTCCGAAGGTGCCCGTGACGTAGACAAGCGACTTCGCAGGAAAAACGAGACTCAGGTCAGCCCAGGCGAGGACGACGAGAAAGGAGCAGAACGTGATGGCCATGCAAAGAATGGCGCAGAGGAAGTTCCTGTTGCCGATCACTCTTCGCCAAGTGGCAAGAAGGGCCGTAGGGCGGATAGTGGATATCTCCCCCACCTGTTTCATTCCCCTTGTGAGGAAGACATCTCCCGCGGAATCGGCCAAGACGATCACGGCGATGAGCATTGCCGTCTTCATCGGCCGTCGCTCCGCAGGGCCTCTTCCTCCGCTCGCCGGGTCTTTTGCCTCTCCGAGCGCAAAACCAGGACGACACCAAGAGAGATGAACAGAACCCCTGTCCATCGTGCGAGAGAGATTGCTTCTCTTAAGAAATGGCGGGCGAAGATCGCATTCACCATGACTTCTGCGGACACAGCGGGCACAACAAAGCTCAAATCGGCCCATGAAAGGGCGGACGCAAAAAGGATAAAGGAAGCAGCCAGGAGCGCAGTTCCGAGCCAAACAGCGGGATTTTCAGCGACGTGAATAAGAAGAGGCAGCCAATCCTTGCTGATCCCTATTTCCTTCATACTCATACTCAGGAAGACGTTTCCCGTCGCCTGGGCGAGTATGGCCGGAATCAATACAACAATGGTCTTCCTCACCGGACTTCTCCGGGCCGCGAGAGCCAGGTCAAATACCAGAAGGAATGGATCTCTCGCCGTGCCGGATAACGCGAGCCGGCTCCGCCATCGAATTTCTCAAAAGAGGGAGGATTCAGGAGTAATGTTTTCATCTGTTACTTTCACCGTTCCTTTTACAGGGTAACTGCATAATTCCCTGTTTGTCAATTTCCCGCGTGAACAGACACGTGGCATTCCTCACCAGCCACTGCCTTTGATCAACGAGTTTCCTGGCCGGCCTTCAGGAATTGCAGCCAGGGGAAAGTCTGCGAGATGGGTCCTCAGGGCATCATCTTCATCCGGCAAGGTACGCTTCTGTTTCAGCATGGATGAGAGCAGAAACAAGGGGAGCGTAACAATGAATACTCCTGTCCAAGCCAAGTGATGGTCACGAATGGCAAAGGCCATGCAGAGGTTGAATGCGAGCACGCCCAAATAGAGACCCGGACCTATGAGGTATCTCCAGGGATATCGGTAACCCGCATAATCCCTAATCCTCGAGCTGTCCAGATATGCATCAATGAGTTGGAGTGCGTAGATCATCAGGAATCCCACGATGAGCCATCCCGCAAAGTTCGATATGGGCACCCCGAAATAGGCGCCCTTCTGAGGGTACCCGTATATCTGGCCGAGAAACCATTCCTTTCCCCGCAACGCCAGGGGATCTATGATGATATCGAGATAGAGGAAGAAGACCGCCCCAAGAATCCGTGTGGAGAGCGACTTCCTGAGCATCTTCGTTTCCAGCAGATAAAGAGGCCCTCTTGAAAGGATAGGCGAAGTCACTGCCAGTGCCATCGCGTAGCTTGCATACGCCAGAAACACATAGCTCATAGAATCCATAAAGGGTATCCCGAGCACCCACAGCTCTCTGCCTCTTGTTTGTTCGATGTAGTAATAGTATCCATAGGGAATGCCATTATGGATGGAAGAGTATTCAGATAGCCATGCGATGATGTACCCTACGACGATGAAAAGTGCGGCCCTCTTGATTCCCAAATGCAATGAACAACCGAAAAAATACGCGAGGAAAAAAACAAAGACATAGGGCCTGAGAAGAATGGTACTGAGGAGGAGAGAGAGCGGCTCCATCAGCTCTCTCTCAGATTCCAGATGACCAGCCTGAGGAGGTCTTTGGGATTTGAAAAGGCGTTCCTCATGACCGTGGCTTCGTAACCGCTGTGGACCATGCAATTCCTGCACCTCGGGTCGCTGTCCGTACCGTACTTTTCCCACGGCGTTTTCTCCATCATCGCTCCGAAGGAAGGGTAGTAGGCATCCGTAACAAGATAGCAGGGGGATTTCCATCCAAGGGCGTTTCGCGTGGGATTACCCCACGGCGTGCACCGCATCTCTCTCTTTCCCTTCAGGAAATCCATGTACATGGGGGAGCTTATCAGGGGGAATCTGTCGAAGCAGCGAGCCGTCCCGCTGAACTTCTTCCTGATCTCACCCCTGTCGAGAAAGATACCGTCTTCTACACTTTCATAACTGAACGCGGGGGAGACGAGTATCCCGTCCACGCCGGCGCTCTTCAGTAACTCAAACAACCTTTCGAGTTCCTCCATGTCCGAGTTCCTGTACACGGAGGTATTGGTGCTCACCCTAAAACCCCTCTGCTTTGCCTTTCCTATGGTTTCGATGGTCTTTCTGAACGTCCCGGCTCTGTTCGTGACGCGGTCATGGGTCTCCTCCATCCCGTCAAGGTGAAAGTTCAGGGTAAGCCGGGAAGCGGGCTTAAATTCCTCGATAAAGGTTTCCGTGAGAAGTCCGTTCGTACAGAGATAGACATGTCTCTTCATTCCGAGAAGCGCCGCCACAAGAGGCTTTAACTCCGTATACAAAAGAGGCTCCCCGCCCGTGACTGTCACCACAGGGGCTCCTGACTCCACTGCAGCATCGATGCACTGATCGAGGGACAGATCATCTGTCTGTTCCCTGGCATGGAGCCGAATCCTGTCGCAGCCCGCACACGAGAGGTTGCACCGGTGCGTCGGCTCCAGCATAAGCACAAGCGGGAATGTCCTCTTACCCGTGAGGGCATTCTTAACAAAATACGATGTTAACGATGTATAGAGACTAAGCGGAAAACGCATGGGTGGCGAAAGAACCTCCTTTAGGATACCTTCTTTTTCTTTCTTTCCGTAATGAACTTCAGTGTCTCTTCCAGCTCGACAAGAGAGACTTCGGTATTCTTGCAGGGGCCTTCAGGCCTCCTGTTCGGTATGGCAAGGACGGGTATCTTTTCTGCTACGTCCCTTATCCCGCTCACGAGGTCCCGCTCGCAGGCAAAGGCGAGGATACACGTCGGCCGATACTGTTTGATCGCTTCCCTCGCCTCTTCTCCCCCACCGGCAGTAAGAACCTTGAAGCCTTCTTCGCCGGTCCTTTCGACGATCTGCCTCCTTGCTTCCCTCTTCAGACATCTCGGCAGCAGGATAAGGAGCCGTTCAAGGTCCAGCCTCTCTCCACGGCTCTTCGTCATGAAATTATGCACCTTGATAAAGGAGTTCCCCACTCTGTCCCTGCTGATCCCGAACTTTCTTCCAAGCCATATCGTTTTGGGAAGAAGGGTAAGAAGGAGTTTCTCTCTCCATTTGTGGGGGAGCAGGGATTTTCTGAATTTCACAAGAGATACCCCCTCCGCGATCATAAGGACGGAGAAAAGCCCTGCGAAACAGGCTACGATCCACTCTAGAATGATCGCAAGAGAGGGATCAAGCTGTTCGATTCTCGGTCTGATCAGGTACCAGGCCACCTGCACGACGAGGACCGCGAGAAGCATAATGCCGGCAGCCAGAAAGAAGAAGGTGGTCATCTTCTCGTTTATTTCCTGGTCCCGGGGATCCGCCTCACCCTTCCAGTCCGCCCACTCGTCACCGAGTTTTCGATCTTTCCGCTGAGCATCAGCCTCTGCTTCTTTTTCAGCCATGCCGATTCTCCAGTTTGCTCATCTCTTTATGTAGTCATTTGTCTCGAACCAATCGATCGCCCTCGCCATGGCTCCTTCAACGGAGTTCTGAGGCATATTCAATTCTCCCACCGCCTTTGAGCAGTCGAAAAACATATACTTTCGTGCCATCTTCACACCCGTTAAGGGTACCCTGGGGTGCCGGAGAGTCAATCGTGAAATCGCTTCGTCAGCATAGGCTGCCATCAATACCGGCAGATATGGAAGTCGCACCTTCGGCGGT harbors:
- a CDS encoding DUF116 domain-containing protein — translated: MAEKEAEADAQRKDRKLGDEWADWKGEADPRDQEINEKMTTFFFLAAGIMLLAVLVVQVAWYLIRPRIEQLDPSLAIILEWIVACFAGLFSVLMIAEGVSLVKFRKSLLPHKWREKLLLTLLPKTIWLGRKFGISRDRVGNSFIKVHNFMTKSRGERLDLERLLILLPRCLKREARRQIVERTGEEGFKVLTAGGGEEAREAIKQYRPTCILAFACERDLVSGIRDVAEKIPVLAIPNRRPEGPCKNTEVSLVELEETLKFITERKKKKVS
- the hpnH gene encoding adenosyl-hopene transferase HpnH — its product is MRFPLSLYTSLTSYFVKNALTGKRTFPLVLMLEPTHRCNLSCAGCDRIRLHAREQTDDLSLDQCIDAAVESGAPVVTVTGGEPLLYTELKPLVAALLGMKRHVYLCTNGLLTETFIEEFKPASRLTLNFHLDGMEETHDRVTNRAGTFRKTIETIGKAKQRGFRVSTNTSVYRNSDMEELERLFELLKSAGVDGILVSPAFSYESVEDGIFLDRGEIRKKFSGTARCFDRFPLISSPMYMDFLKGKREMRCTPWGNPTRNALGWKSPCYLVTDAYYPSFGAMMEKTPWEKYGTDSDPRCRNCMVHSGYEATVMRNAFSNPKDLLRLVIWNLRES
- the hpnI gene encoding bacteriohopanetetrol glucosamine biosynthesis glycosyltransferase HpnI, which encodes MQLFLFFLRWTFLIPTIVGSLYVILCLFAVWRFRAPSAYCFQDVLRWPPVTILKPVCGPEKGLKENLRSACLQDYPEFQVVFSVQDPADPAIPLLREIHEEFGPDRVSVAVENVLAGPNGKINNLLGALRHARYDVLVISDSDVRLRSDYLKAVVAPLADPGVGFACTLYRATSADRWFERMELLTMNADFIPGVVFAYLSGASRFCLGCSVALRRQSLKEMGGLESLANYLAEDYEMGRRLWVSGKRMVLVPYLVDIVVDLKNPSQWWNHQVCWDQKTRSAHAAGFLASILTRSVPFALLLALSRMGDSLGMTILTCVLGLRLSAAAGILGLGLRDREGLKSLALLPLRDLAAMVSWVLAFIKKTVIWRGSEFVLTRNGRLLFPSFRNHGEHRD
- a CDS encoding EamA family transporter, whose translation is MRKTIVVLIPAILAQATGNVFLSMSMKEIGISKDWLPLLIHVAENPAVWLGTALLAASFILFASALSWADLSFVVPAVSAEVMVNAIFARHFLREAISLARWTGVLFISLGVVLVLRSERQKTRRAEEEALRSDGR
- a CDS encoding carotenoid biosynthesis protein; the protein is MEPLSLLLSTILLRPYVFVFFLAYFFGCSLHLGIKRAALFIVVGYIIAWLSEYSSIHNGIPYGYYYYIEQTRGRELWVLGIPFMDSMSYVFLAYASYAMALAVTSPILSRGPLYLLETKMLRKSLSTRILGAVFFLYLDIIIDPLALRGKEWFLGQIYGYPQKGAYFGVPISNFAGWLIVGFLMIYALQLIDAYLDSSRIRDYAGYRYPWRYLIGPGLYLGVLAFNLCMAFAIRDHHLAWTGVFIVTLPLFLLSSMLKQKRTLPDEDDALRTHLADFPLAAIPEGRPGNSLIKGSGW